Proteins encoded together in one Mobula birostris isolate sMobBir1 chromosome 21, sMobBir1.hap1, whole genome shotgun sequence window:
- the adoa gene encoding 2-aminoethanethiol (cysteamine) dioxygenase a, translated as MPRADMASLIQKIARQARSTFKVLPSGDATTFQDNLAQLRKLLEKIRAEDLNLGARRNGGQPHQGPPVTYMHICETDCFSMGVFLLQSGACIPLHDHPGMHGLLKVLFGQVTVKCFDKEEEEEEEEEREAAGADSVQFNPPLLQCQRAALRRSLRRSSAVLSEASDPCLLTPLQGNMHQIEARDGPAAFLDILAPPYDPDEGRDCHYFEVLQVSENAGNSSPPPQQQTPPPQPVWLLEVPQPADFWCGGEPYPGPKVSP; from the coding sequence ATGCCGCGGGCCGACATGGCCTCCCTGATCCAGAAGATCGCCCGTCAAGCCCGCTCCACCTTCAAGGTGCTGCCGTCGGGCGACGCCACCACCTTCCAGGACAACCTCGCCCAGCTGCGTAAGCTGCTGGAGAAGATCCGGGCCGAGGACCTCAACCTGGGCGCTCGGAGGAACGGCGGGCAGCCTCACCAGGGACCTCCGGTCACCTACATGCACATCTGCGAGACCGACTGCTTCTCCATGGGGGTGTTCCTGCTGCAGAGCGGCGCCTGCATCCCGTTGCACGACCACCCGGGTATGCACGGCTTGCTGAAGGTGCTGTTCGGCCAGGTGACCGTCAAGTGCTTCgataaggaggaggaggaggaggaggaggaggagagggaggcgGCGGGCGCGGACAGCGTGCAGTTCAACCCGCCGCTGTTGCAGTGCCAGCGGGCGGCGCTACGGAGGTCGCTGCGGAGGTCGAGCGCCGTGCTGAGCGAGGCGAGCGACCCGTGCCTGCTCACCCCGCTGCAGGGCAACATGCACCAGATCGAGGCGAGGGACGGGCCCGCCGCTTTCCTGGACATTCTGGCGCCTCCGTACGACCCGGACGAGGGGAGGGACTGTCACTATTTCGAGGTGTTGCAGGTGTCGGAGAACGCGGGGAATTCTAGCCCCCCACCGCAGCAGCAGACACCGCCACCGCAGCCGGTGTGGCTCCTGGAGGTGCCGCAACCTGCCGACTTCTGGTGCGGTGGGGAGCCTTACCCTGGTCCCAAGGTCTCTCCATAA